DNA sequence from the bacterium genome:
TAAAGGAAAAGATGAATGTTCTTATCTATCTGGCAGTCCCTATAATTGCTTTCGTCCTGGCGAGTAAATTATACGGAAAGTACGTTGCGCGGATTCTCGGTGAAGATGCGGGCAAACCTACCCCGGCGGTTACGATCAACGATGGGCGGGATTATGTTCCGACCAAGCGCTATGTGGTTTTCGCCCATCATTTTTCAGCCATCGCCGGAGCCGGTCCCATTATCGGCCCGACCATGGCGGTGCTCTACGGATTCGTTCCCGCGTGGATGTGGGTGGTAGTGGGAGGAATTTTCTTCGGAGCGGTGCATGATTTCTCAACGATGTTCATCAGCATGCGCGAAAAGGGGAAATCCATCGCCGAAGTTGCGCGGAACACGCTGGGCAAGACAGGTTTCAACCTGATGATCTCGTTTACGATCATGATGCTGCTGCTGGTGTGCTCGTCGTTTCTCAGCGCCACGGCGATCTCGCTGACTTCGCTTTGGCCGCTCGCCAAGCTTGGCATAGTCGAGGGCGCCGACTCGATCCTGAAAACCGTTACGACCGACGGAGTCACTTACGGCCGGATCGGCGGCATCGCGTCGACATCCGTCATCATCATAACGCTGTGCGCTCCCTGTCTCGGCTGGCTCATCCACAAGAAAGGGATCAGGACGCTTTACGCGTACCTGCTGGCTTCCTTCATCTGCATCGTGTCCATCCTCGCCGGTATAGCATTGCCTGTTTCCATGCAGCCTTTTCACTGGATGATCATCATATCCGTATATGTCCTCTTCGCGTCCGGGATGCCGGTCTGGCTGATCCTTCAGCCGCGTGATTTCATCAACGTGCAGATTCTGTACGGCGGGATTCTTCTGCTTGTGGTCTCGCTGGTATCTGTCGGCTTCGGCGGCGTGGCGATCTCGCTCCCGAGTGTGAATGTCGCCGAGGGCGCGAAAAGCCTCGGCATGATCTGGCCGATGATGTTCATCACGATAGCCTGCGGCGCGATATCGGGGTTTCATTCGCTTGTCGGCGGGGGCACGACCTGCAAGCAGTTGAGCCTCGAGACGGATGCGCGGAAAATCAGTTTCAATTCGATGCTCCTCGAATCGCTGCTGGCGGTCTGCGTCCTTCTCGCTCTGGGCGTGGGCTTGAATTTCGTGGATTATAAATCGATCGTCTGGCCATCGGACCCGCATGTAAAGTCGAACCCCATCCTGGGTTTTTCGCTGGCGGCGGGTAATCTGTTCCACCTGGGCCTGGGGATTCCGGTCTCGCTCGGAACCGTTTTCGGTATCCTGCTGGTCGAGGGCTTTGTCGTTACGACACTGGATGCCGCGGTGCGGCTGAACCGGTACCTGTTCGAGGAATTGTGGACCATCCTTTTCAAGTCGCCCAAGCCGCTGTTGAAGAACTACTGGTTCAATTCTCTCCTGACTGTAATCATAATGTTCATCCTCAGCTATTCGAACGCCTTTTCGGTGC
Encoded proteins:
- a CDS encoding carbon starvation protein A; amino-acid sequence: MNVLIYLAVPIIAFVLASKLYGKYVARILGEDAGKPTPAVTINDGRDYVPTKRYVVFAHHFSAIAGAGPIIGPTMAVLYGFVPAWMWVVVGGIFFGAVHDFSTMFISMREKGKSIAEVARNTLGKTGFNLMISFTIMMLLLVCSSFLSATAISLTSLWPLAKLGIVEGADSILKTVTTDGVTYGRIGGIASTSVIIITLCAPCLGWLIHKKGIRTLYAYLLASFICIVSILAGIALPVSMQPFHWMIIISVYVLFASGMPVWLILQPRDFINVQILYGGILLLVVSLVSVGFGGVAISLPSVNVAEGAKSLGMIWPMMFITIACGAISGFHSLVGGGTTCKQLSLETDARKISFNSMLLESLLAVCVLLALGVGLNFVDYKSIVWPSDPHVKSNPILGFSLAAGNLFHLGLGIPVSLGTVFGILLVEGFVVTTLDAAVRLNRYLFEELWTILFKSPKPLLKNYWFNSLLTVIIMFILSYSNAFSVLWPIFGTANQLLAALALITVASWLALRGRKYVFALYPALFMLATTITALVLLLKGYIAKGNYILLAVDLLLLILSIGVVALSIRVFLKRKAERVSA